In Candidatus Omnitrophota bacterium, the genomic window CGAGCTTCCAGCGAGCGTACGACCGTCTCTCAGAGCACGAGCAGGACCTCGTCAAGAAATCCCTCCGATTGCTCCAACACTACCTTAAGACCGGCCAAGCGCCGGTTGGCCTGGGTGTCAAAAAACTTGGCTCCGGTGTCTATGAATTCCGCGCAGGGCTTGCGCTTCGCGGGGTGTGCGTCGAGGAGGGTGCGACCCTGGCGTTGGCCTTGCTCGGCTCGCACGACGACGTCCGCCGCTTCCTGAAGCACGCGTAATCCATGCTTCATTGTATTCCCTGACCATCTTATGTAGGATGCTGGCATGGTCAAGCTGTCCCGAAGCTCAGATCGCAGCATTACCCTCTTCGTAATCCTGTGGCTCCTCGTGTTTTTCTACGAAACGTTTCGCCTGCATTACCTCAGTCCCCTTCTCGGCCGCGAGTTGCCTAAGCTCAACTTCTTGTTTCCGCCGGCCGGATGGATCATGTTCTACAACGTTGATGCCGGGTATGGCTTCGCGCAGGTGTACGGTGTGAAAGACAACACCCCGACCGAGCTTGACCCCCACCAGATCTTCCGCACGAAAGCGGTCGGCTATGACAACCTCCGGCGCAATGTGCTCATCGAAGTCCTTAGCCCGCACCATGCGACGAACTTTTGCCGATACCTCCGATGGAAATTTCCGGCCTATGACGATTTTGCCGTCGTCGAAGCCGGCTATCCGGACGTGATCCGAGCCCCGACGCAGGTTGGGGGCCGTGTGGCGTACACGTGCGGTACCAGGTCCCCTCTTGAAACCCCAGGATGAAGATGGGACCTGGCACCGCTCGTCTGTGGCATAAAGCGTTCCTCGAGAGACGACCCACCCTGAGTCTCGGCCTGTTCCGGCTCGCTATCGCCTGCACCGTCGGCGCGCATATGCTGCCGTCGTTCTTTCACCTCGACGAAAATTTCCTCGCCACCGCCTTTAAGACCAAGAACCCTTCCTTCTTTCCCATCTGGACGCTGCAACTTGTTGACCGCAGCCCGGATTGGCTGGTCATGGTCTGGGTGGCCATCTTCTGCGTCTCGCTGATGACGTTTGCGCTCGGGCTCTGCTCCCAAACGAGCTGCATCGTGATGACCATCGCGTGCTATTACTTCTACGCTCTGAATGCGTTTCAAATCGGCACGCTGAGCTTCGACATTCTGCTGGTTACGCTCGTGTTGATGTGCGTCACCAGCTACCACGGCGACTTCCTCTCGCTGGATGCGCTGTGGCACGGCAATCCGCGGTGGTACAAGCGCCTGCGGCCGTTTTTCGTGCAGCGGCTGCTGCAGATTCAGCTTGCGGTCACCTACTGGTGCACCGCGCTGCATAAAATCACCGCGGGCGGCAACTGGCTGACGGAGAACCCCTACTGCGCGCTGATGCATTACCCCCCGACCGGGGTGGTACGCAGTTTCCCGGGGCGCGCGTGGCTCGCACAGCATCCCGGCCTGTGCGACACGATCGGACTCACCGTCATCGTCTGCGAGTTGCTCGTGCCGGTCCTGTGGTTCATCCCGCGCCTGCGCGCGATCGGCATCGCCTTAGGATTCCTTTTTCACCTGCTGCTCTGGGCCACACTGCACGTGCCGACGATTTTTCTCTTCCTGTTTCCGCCGATGATGCTGCTGTTCATTGCACCCGAATCTCTGGTGGCGTGGATTGAGCGGCGGCAAGCGCGGCATGCTGAGCAAGGCCGCGGGGTGCTGGTCTATGACGGCCAGTGCGGGTTCTGTGTGGCGAGCGTGCGGCGGCTGCGCGTGCTGGATCTCTTCGGCTGGCTCGACCCCCTAGACTTCCATCGCCAGCCGGATCTTGAGCAGCTTAATCCTGGGCTGACACCGCAGCGATGCCGCAGCGAGATGATGCTCTTGGAGCCGAACGGAAACCTCTCAGGAGGATTTGACGCGTTTGCCAAAATGACCCAGCGACTACCGCTGCTCTGGTGGCTGTGGCCGGTCATACGTCTACCGGGGGCTGCCGTCATCGGCCGGTGGGTCTATCGCTGGATCGCCACCCACCGGTATCTGCTCCACCGGAATCCTACCTGCAAGTCGAACCAATGCCACGCATCCGACTTCAACTAGCGATATCAGATATGAAACGGCCATTTCATATCTGATATCAAATGGGCAATTCATATCAGATATCAAAACGCCATTTCATATCTGATATCGATTAGGGGGATTCGGAGAAGACTTGGGCTTGGAAGGTTGAGAGAGTGGCGCG contains:
- a CDS encoding DUF393 domain-containing protein; this encodes MGPGTARLWHKAFLERRPTLSLGLFRLAIACTVGAHMLPSFFHLDENFLATAFKTKNPSFFPIWTLQLVDRSPDWLVMVWVAIFCVSLMTFALGLCSQTSCIVMTIACYYFYALNAFQIGTLSFDILLVTLVLMCVTSYHGDFLSLDALWHGNPRWYKRLRPFFVQRLLQIQLAVTYWCTALHKITAGGNWLTENPYCALMHYPPTGVVRSFPGRAWLAQHPGLCDTIGLTVIVCELLVPVLWFIPRLRAIGIALGFLFHLLLWATLHVPTIFLFLFPPMMLLFIAPESLVAWIERRQARHAEQGRGVLVYDGQCGFCVASVRRLRVLDLFGWLDPLDFHRQPDLEQLNPGLTPQRCRSEMMLLEPNGNLSGGFDAFAKMTQRLPLLWWLWPVIRLPGAAVIGRWVYRWIATHRYLLHRNPTCKSNQCHASDFN